In Leptotrichia buccalis C-1013-b, the genomic window TTGTGCCGAACGTAATGCAATTACAACAGCAATTACTGAGAATATGAAAAAAATAAAAGTGCTTGTTATAACAGGAAATACCCCTGAACCAATTAGCCCTTGTGGAGCCTGTAGGCAAGTAATCAGAGAATTTTCAGATAAAGATACAATTATAATTTTGGCAAATAAAGAAAATAAATATAAAATTACTTCAATAGAAGAATTGTTGCCATATTCATTTGGTGCAGAAGATTTAGAGTAAAAATATGTTGAGAAATTTATAAAATGTGATATAATTATTATAGGGAGAGGTTTACAAAAATAAAAAAATTTTAAAAACCAAGCAAAAAAATAACTTTATTATTGAAAAAGTAAAAAAATGAGTTATAATTATAATGAAAAAGCCAAATATTATAAAATTTTAGTTTTGGAGGAGTGGTTTTTATGAAAAAATTTAATTTAAAAAAAATGTTTTTAGTTTCAATTTTGTCTTTAGCGTTTAGTACTGTTTCTATGGGAGCTTCTTTTATAACATCATCAAAAGATAATGCCATTAATATCCGAGAATCTGCTACTACAGATTCTAAAGTTATAGAAACTATTAAAAATGGAGAAATACTTGAAAGTACAGAAAAATCTGGAGATTGGCATAAAGTGACTTATTATAATAGCGAAATAAAAAAGTCATTCACAGGATATATTCACAATAGCCAATTAAAAGAAACAATTGGAAAACTTGTTATAACTTCCAGTATAGGATATAGCAACATAAGAGAAAAACCAACAACAAAATCTGCAATAAAAACTAGATTAAAAACTGGTCAGACAGTTTATGCAATAAGTAAAACAGACGATGACTGGTATTACATAAAATTTAATGGTAATCAGCGAGGTTATATTTACAGTAATCAAGTTGCTAAAAAGTAATATTTAAATTTTTTGATTTATTATTAATGTTACAGATGATAGTAGGAAATTTTAATGTTTCCTACTATTTTATATTATTTTTTTATATTTTTTTTAAATTTGTATTGCAAAAATAAAAAAAAGAGGTATAATTATAGTGATAAAAGAATTAAAAAAAGTTTAAATATAGGGAGTGATTCTTATGAAAAAAATATTATCATCTTTGATTATGTTCTCAACATTGAGCAGCATTTCAATGGGAGCAACATACATGACATCAGCAAAGGGTAATGGAATTAATGTACGAACTTCTCCAACAACAAAATCCCGAGTTGTAAAAGTTGTGCCAAGTGGAGATATCGTGAATAGTGATGAAAGATCTGGTAACTGGTACAAAGTAGAATCTGTAGATTCTGAATCTGAATACAACGGATATATTCATAACAGCCTATTAAAACCAGTAACTGAAAGAAATGTACTACCGAATGGAAATACTAATGTAAGAGCAGCAGGTTCATTAAAATCTAAAGTAATTGGTAAAGTAAATAGTGAAGATGTAATCTACACAATAGGAAATAAGAATAAAGGATGGTACCACGTAAGACTTTCAAAATACCAAGCGAATGGAAAAAAATTTGGATACATTCATGAAAGTAGATTTCAAGACTAATTATTAAAAATAAACTATATTTATTATTGCTTAAAAATTAAACTTCAAAATAGTAGGATTATAAAATTTTTCCTGCTATTTTTATATAAATTTTAAATTTTTTATTATTTTTTAAAATTTATGTTCAAAAAATGAAAATATGAGGTATAATTATAATGATAAAAAGATTAATAAAATTTTAAATCTAAGGAGTGATTTTTATGAAAAAGATGTTTCTGTTTTTAATTTTATTTTTCACATTAAGTACTGTTTTGACGGCAGATTGGTATTACATAGGGTCATCAAGTAGTGGAATAATTAATGTTCGAGAATTTCCAAATAACCAATCTAGAGTTGTAACAACCGCACGAAATAATCAAATAATACGGGTTATTCACAAACAAGGTAATTGGTATAAAGTGAATATTGAAGCTGGTGATATTGGCTATTTAGGATATATTCATAATAGCATGTTAAAAAAAGTTACAGAATTTTCAATATATTCTAAGGAAGGATACACTAATGTAAGATCAAAGCCTAGTTCTTCTTCTAAAGTAATAGCTCGGTTAGAAAATGGAGAAGAAGTTTTTGCGATAAATAAGACAGGAGACTGGTATTATGTAACACTTTGGGATAGTGACATATACGGATATGTTCATCAAAGCCAATTACAAAGAAACTAAAAAATTAAAATAAAAAATGGCAGGAAATATTAACAAATATAATCCTGCTATTTTTATATAATTTATATTCAACTTAGCTATACATTTCATTTAGTCTTGCTTCAACTGTTTCATCATTCAAATAATCATCATATTCCATTTCTTTTTCCAAAATACCTTTTGGTGTAATTTCAATTATTTTATTTGCGATTGTCTGAATAAATTCGTGGTCGTGTGTTGTGAATAAGATTGTTCCGTCAAATCTTTCTAACGATTTATTAAGCGATGTAATTGCTTCAAGATCCAAGTGATCTGTTGGGTTGTCTAATAATAGGACATTTGCGTTGGATAGCATCATTTTTGAAAGCATACAACGAACTTTTTCCCCTCCAGAAAGAACTTTGGCTTTTTTTCTTGCATCTTCTCCTGAGAATAGCATTCTTCCTAAGAATCCACGTACATATTCTTCGTGCTGATCAGTCGAAAATTGTCTTAGCCAGTCAATTAATGACAAGTCAACATCTTCAAAATATTCTGAATTGTCTTTTGGAAAATAGCTTTGTGAAGTTGTAACTCCCCATTCAACTTTTCCAGAATCAGGTTCTAGCTCGCCAGCTAAAATTTGAAAAAGAGTTGTCTTGGCTATATCATTTTTGGATAAAATAACAACTTTGTCCCCAGTGTTTATTGTAAAGGAAATATTGTCAAGAATTTTTTCTCCGTCAATAGTTTTTGTTAAGTTCTCAACTTTTAACATATTGTTTCCAGCTTCCCTTTCAGGTTTGAACTCAATATATGGATATTTTCTATTAGAAACCTGCATATCTTCAAATTGTAATTTTTCCAGCTGTTTCTTACGGCTTGTAGCTTGTTTTGATTTTGAGGCATTAGCAGAAAAACGTGCAATAAAGTCTTGAAGTTCCTTTTTCTTTTGCTCCATTTTTTTATTTTGGTTTCTAATTAATTCTTGCATTAATTGATTTGATTCGTACCAGAAATCGTAGTTTCCAACAAACATTTTGATTTTTCCGTAATCAATATCAGCAATGTGAGTACAAACCTTATTTAAAAAGTGTCTATCATGCGAAACTACAAGTACAGTTGTGTTTTCCAAGTCCATTAGAAAATCTTCTAGCCATTTTACTGCGTGCAAGTCAAGTCCATTTGTAGGCTCATCTAATAATAAAATGTCAGGATTTCCAAAAATAGCCTGTGCAAGCAGTACTTTTACCTTTTCAGGTTCTGTTAATTCTTTCATCAGTTTGTGATGCATTTCAGCGGGAATTCCTAATCCAATTAGAAATTTTTCGGCATTTGTTTCAGCTTCCCAGCCGTCCAGTTCTGCAAATTCCCCTTCAAGTTCAGCCGCCAAATTTCCATCTTCTTCAGTAAATTCAGTTTTTGCATATAAAGCATTTTTTTGCAGCATAATATCGTATAATTTTGCGTGTCCCATCATTACTACATTTAGCACTTCTTCATCTTCATAAGCAAAGTGATCCTGCTTTAGAAATGATAGTCTTTTATTTTTTTCTACAATAACTTCCCCAGAAGTAGAATCAAGCTCTCCAGTTAAAACTTTCAGAAAAGTTGATTTTCCAGCTCCGTTCGGTCCAATAATACCGTAACAGTTCCCTTCTGTAAATTTAATATTCACTTCATCAAAAAGTTTTCGTCCACCAAACTGGACAGATAAATTACTTGTTGAAATCAAAAAATTTCCTCCTTAAATATTTATAATTTATCTATATTATATCAAAAATTTTCACTAAAAACAAAATAAATTTACTTAAAACCTTTATTTTTTCCAAAATAATTGGTAAAATATACGAAAGGAAAAATTTTGAAAAAACAGAATGGGGAAAACGTATGAATAAAACAAATTTTCACACTCATAATTACCGATGTGAACATGCCGTTGGAAATGTTGAAGATTATGTAAAGGTGGCAATTAGGGAAGGCTACACCGAGCTTGGAATATCAGATCACGCTCCAATGCCTGAATATTATGAAAATAATAGAATGAAAGAAGAAGATTTTGACGGATATTTGAAGGAAATTGAAGAAGCACAAGAAAAATACGGAGATAAAATTAAGATTTATAAATCATTAGAAATTGAATATTTCCCAGAATTTGCTGAAAAATATAATAAATACAGGGAAAAACTAGATTATCTTATTTTAGGGCTGCATGCTTTTAGAAAAGATGGAGATGATACAAATTATAATGCTTGGAAAATAAAAACAGAAGAAGATGTGCTGGCTTATGCCAAATTTATGGTGGAAGCTATAGAAAGCAAAAAATTTGACTACATCGCACACCCAGATTTGTATGTAATAAATTATCGAACTTGGGATGAAAGCTGTGAAAAAGCTGCACATATGATTGCAAAAGCAGCAGAAAAAATAGATGTGCCGCTTGAAGTAAATGCAAATGGGATAAGAAAATCGTTTGAAAGACATCCTGACTGGGACAGATATATGTATCCGTACAAGGAATTTTGGGAAATTGTGAAACAGTATAATGTTAGAACGATGATTGGATCGGATACGCACAATTTTAACAGGATGGAAGATAGAGAAATGGAAATTGCTAGGGAGTTTGCGAAGGAAATTGGGTTGAATGTGATTGAGAGCATTTTTTAGAATTGTAAAATTTAACAGGAAGGATTACAATTATGAAAAAAATAATTTTATTTATTTGTATTTTAATAGGAGTGAGCTCGTGTGATATGATCGCTGAAAATATCCAGGAATCAAAAATTTATTTTGCAAATAGAAAATTAGATAAGAAAAGAAATAAAATTGGTTGGGAACTTTTAAAAGGAGATACTGAAAAAATATTATGGAATGATATGGAATTAACACTTCCTAAAAATACAAAGATAAAAAAAGAACCTGGTAAGCCAAAATATGAAACTGGAAATTTGGAATATAATGAAGTAGTATTAGAAATAAAATTTGTATACATTCCTAACAAAAATGATGGGAATATTTGTTTTGCTGAACCAACTCCATTCAAACAATGGTATAAGAAAAAAGATAATGATTATTACTTTTTATATGCTGATAATTTTGAGAATACAAAGAGTAATATGGTATTAGCTGAAAAAATAGCAAAAGAAAATGGTTTTACTGAATGTAAAAATGGGTTAAGATAATAAATTTGTATAAAAAATGAAAAATTTTAAAGAAAGGAGTGTATGGTATTGATTTATCATACAATAAACAAAAATGGATAACAGTTTTAAATTTTTAAAAGGGGCAAAAATGATACACCCCACAACAGGGATAACTTTGGAATATTTGGATAAGGCTCATGCAGTATGTTTTGTGCTGTTTAATGAAACGAAGGAAAAAGTAATTTTGGTAAAACAGTTTAGACCTGGACCAAAAGATTATTCGATTGAAGCTTGTGCAGGGTTAATTGATGGAAATGAGGAGCCTAGAGTGGCGGCTTTTAGAGAATTAAAGGAAGAAACTGGATACTTGGAAACAGACGTAACAGATATTGAGGAATTGCCGCAAGGACTGTATGTATCGCCAGGTTACACTACTGAAAAATTGTATTTTTTTAGTGCAAGATTGAAATCTGATGATATTAAGCCAATAGAGCAGTCGCTTGACCATGGGGAAGAAGTGGAAGTAATATGGGTTGATGTAAAAGATGTTATAAAACTTTCAAGCGATATGAAAACAATACTTGCTGTAACATATTTTTCTAAATAATTTTTACTAAATTTTTAGATTGTACAAATCAAATTGAAGGGAGAAAATTATGAAAAGCTCTTTGCCGTTGCCATCTCTGATAATATATGTTTATATTATTTATTTGCTTTTCAGTTTAATTATGAAAAAAATTAGATTTAAGGCAGAAAATTTGGAAGAGCTGGATGGAGAATTCATTTTTACTTTTATAAGAAGAATTAGAAAAAAAGAGATTTATTTTAACATTAATGAAGTAAAAATGTGTGTATTGTCAAGAATGCTTATACAAGGAGGAACATTTAAAACTATAAATTTCAATGTTTTCTTAAATGACGGGTATACTTTTCGACTAAGAAAAAAAAGAGAATGTTTATTATTTTTGCAAGTTTGCCGTGAAAAAAGGAATGAACTGTATCAAAAAATATTAAGCATGATTCCAGCTGATATAACAGTTATTTCAATCATTGAAAAAGAGCTGGATAATTTTAAAAGATAAATTATAGAGAAAATAAGCATTTAATCAATAATTTTAAAAATTATTTGACAACATAAATTAAAAATGATAATATAAAAACGTAAGGTTAAAAGAAATTTTCTGTTAATAAATTTTTAATTATAATAGTTATAGAAGGAGAAAAAATCTATGAAAAAAATCGCAATTTTAACTAGTGGTGGAGATTCACAAGGTATGAATACAGCGATAAGAGCTGTTACGAAAGCTGCCATAAATAAAGGAATGAAAGTTTATGGAATCAAAAGAGGATATAAGGGTATGCTTGAAGATCAGATTTCACCATTGACATTATTAGATGTAAGTGGAATTGCTGATAAAGGGGGAACAATTTTATTATCAGCAAGATTGCCGGAATTTAAAGATCCTGAAGTTAGAGCAAAAGCAGCGGCTAATTTAAAAAAATATGGAATTGATGGATTAGTTGTAATTGGTGGAGATGGATCATTCCATGGAGCACATTATTTGTATGAAGAACATGGCATCAAAACAATTGGAATACCAGGAACAATTGATAATGACGTAGCTGGAACTGATTATACAGTTGGTTATGATACTGCATTAAATATCATATTAGATGCTATTTCAAAATTAAAAGATACTGCCACTTCTCATGAAAGAACGTATTTGGTAGAAGTAATGGGAAGAAATTGCGGAGATTTGGCTCTTTATTCTGCAATAGCAGGTGGTGCAAGTGGAGTTATGATTCCTGAAAAAGAAAGCTCAATTGATGATTTAGCAGAAGTAATTAAAAAAAGACGTGCAGATGGTAAATTATATGATATAATCGTAGTTGCTGAAGGTGTAGGAAATGTTGTACAACTTAAGGAAGAATTAGCTAAAAGAGTTAACACAAGTATAAGAGTTACTATTTTAGGACATATTCAAAGAGGTGGAGCTCCTACTGCATTTGATAGAATTTTGGCAACAAGATTAGGTGTAAGAGCGGTTGAATTAATTGAAGAAGAAAAAGGTGGATTAATGGTTGGAATTCAAAGTGAAGAAGTAACAACTCATAAACTATCTTATGCTTGGGAAAATTATTCAAAAGCATCATCAGCTGACTATGTAATAGCAAATATGTTATCATTATAATTATTTAGTAATTAATGATCTATAAAAAATGAATGAATATTCTTATATTAAGTAAGATTCATTGATAAATAAGACAGTAAGAATTTTAAACATTAAATTAGGAGGAAAAATGAAAATTAAAATGACTAAAGTTGTTTGTACCATCGGTCCAAAAACTGAAAGTATTGAAATGTTGACAAAATTAGTAGAAAGTGGAATGAACGTAATGAGATTGAACTTTTCTCATGGTGATTTTGAAGAACATGGACAAAGAATTAAAAATATTAGAGAAGTAATGAAAAAAACAGGTAAAGAAATAGGGATTTTATTAGATACTAAAGGGCCTGAAATTAGAACTGGAAAATTAGAAGGTGGAAAAGATGTATTATTAGAAACTGGTAAAAAAGTAACTATTACTACTGATTATTCTTTCGTTGGAAATGCTGAAAAATTTGCAGTTTCTTATCCTGGAATTGTTGATGACTTATATGAAGGAACAACAGTTTTATTAGATGATGGTTTAGTTGGATTAAAAGTTGAGAGCGTAGACAAAGCAGCTGGAGAAGTTCACTGTGTTATCACAAATACTGGAGAATTAGGAGAAACTAAAGGTGTAAACTTGCCAGATGTTTCAGTTGGATTGCCTGCATTAGCTGAAAAAGATATTGCTGACTTGAAATTTGGTTGTGAACAAGGTGTTGACTTTGTAGCAGCTTCATTCATAAGAAAAGCATCTGACGTTGCTGAAGTAAGAAAAGTATTAGATGATAATGGTGGAAAAAATATTCAAATTATTCCTAAAATTGAAAGCCAAGAAGGTGTTGACAACTTCGATGAAATCTTGGAATTAAGTGATGGAATCATGGTAGCAAGAGGAGATTTAGGAGTAGAAGTTCCTGCAGAAGAAGTTCCTTTCATGCAAAAAATGATGATTAGAAAATGTAACAAAGCTGGAAAACCAGTTATTACAGCTACACAAATGTTAGATTCAATGATTAGAAACCCAAGACCTACAAGAGCAGAAGCAGGAGACGTTGCTAATGCTATTTTAGATGGAACAGATGCAGTTATGTTATCAGGAGAATCAGCAAAAGGTAAATATCCAGTAGAAGCTGTTAAGATGATGGCTACTATTTCAAAAAGAACAGATGAATTTAAAAAATTCAAAACAGTTGAAACTCCAGGAGGATCAGATATTTCTGTTACAGAAGCAATTTCAAGCGGTGCAGTAAGTACTTCTCATGCATTGGATGCTAAATTAATTGTATGTTGGACAAAAACTGGTAGAGCACCAAGAATGATTAGAAAATATGGACCAACTATACCAATTATTGCTTTGACAGACAATGACCAAACTGCAAGACAATTGGCATTAGTAAGAGGAGTTAGAGCTTACGTAGCAAAAGGATTGGATAAAACAGATGATTTCTTCGCAAAAGCAAGAGAAATTGCAGCTAACCATGAAGAAGCGAACAAAGGTGATTTAGTAGTAATGGTAACTGGAATCTCTAAAGAAGGAACAACTAACACATTCAGAGTAGAAAGAGTTGGAGAATAATTAAAAAATTTGATTATTTAACTGACAATTAATTTAAATATTTTTGTGAGGGAAACGGTTTTATACCTTTTCCCTTTATTTATATACATAAGAAAAGAAAGGAATAAAAAAAGTGAAAAAACTTGATGATTTGATAGATGTTTTTGCAAAATTACCGGGAATTGGAAGAAAAAGTGCGGCAAGAATTGCATTTGATGTGCTTGAAAAAAGTGAAGCTGATATTGATAGAATGCTTGAAATAATAAAAGATTCACATACTAATATTAAACATTGTGAAATTTGTGGAAATTTATCGGAAAATGATATTTGTGAAATTTGTGCCAATGAGAAAAGAGACAAGGAAGTAATCTGTGTTGTTGAAGGAGTGCGAGATGTGATTGCATTTGAAAAGTCTGAAACTTATAATGGACTTTATCACGTACTTGGCGGAAAAATTGATCCATTAAATGGAGTTACTATTGAAGATTTAAACTTAATGAAATTAATGAGAAGGTTGGATGGAAATGTGAAAGAAATTATATTAGCTTTAAATCCTGATTTGGAAGGGGAAACTACAAGTCTCTATTTGACAAAATTTTTAAAAGATAAAAATGTAAAAATTTCAAAAATTGCCAGTGGAATTCCAATGGGAGGAAATATTGAATATACAGATATGGCGACGCTGGGAAGATCGCTGGAAGGTAGAGTTAATGTGGATGATGTAGACTAGATTGGGTTTTAGAAAATAAGAGTTTAAATTACTTGTATTTTATTTGCTATTTCAGTATAATTTCAATATAGGGGCTGAAGGATAAAAAAGGGAGTAAAGTGGAATGAGAAAGAAGTTGCCCAATTGGAATATCGGATTTTAAAAAAGTGATTGAAGGGAATTAGTATTTTGATAAGATAGAATTAATTAGTAATACTAAACACCATTTAAATAACGAATTTATTACAAATTTTTCTAATCAGAGGATAAAACTCAATATTTTCAAATGATTAAAATATAATTTTCACTTTTTAAACAGATTTTGGTATAAAATTATGGAAGAGGCGGAAATGGTAAAAATTTTTACAAGACCTCGGCGTTTTTAGGAAAAGAAATGGAAGTTAAATTTGAAGGATAAATAAAAATATAAAAAACAAAAAATAAATACTCAAGCAGTCTGATAAAATAACCATTGCCTGAGTATTTTTTATTGAAATTAGATTAATTTCTAAAATTTTAATAATTTTTATTTTAAATCGTTTATATATTTTTTCACAAAGTCCTGAATTTCAGCCTTATCAATTACATTTGAAAATCTTATTTCTGAATTTCTGACTTCTGTCAGCTTTTCTGGGAATTTTACACCAGTAACTTTTGATACTTCATCTAAAATTGCATAAGGCTCTTTTGTTTCATCAAGTCCCAATGCTTTTGCAATTGGAGTTGGGAATTTGAATGGGTGTGCTGTTGACATTATTACTGTGTGAATGTTTTTATCTAAATTGTTGTTATCTAATTTTTCATAAACAGAATAAGCAACTGCTGTGTGAGGATCCATTAAATAATGATAATTTTCATATACATTTTTAATTGCATTTACAGTTTCATCATCGTTCGCAAATTCTCCGTAAAATTCATTTTGAATATTTTTCAATTCTTCTTCATTTACAGACAACTCTCCTCCTAAAAGTAAGTTTGTAATCAATTCATTTACTCTTTCAGAATTTTCATTTAGTGCGTAATATAAATATCTTTCAAAATTTGATGAAAGAAGAATGTCCATTGAAGGTGAGTTTGTTGCGTAAAAATCTCTATTTTTGTTGTATATTCCAGTTTGGAAGAAGTCAGCCAGAACTTTATTTTTATTTGAAGCTGAAATAAATTTTTTGATTGGTATCCCAAGTTTTTTAGCGATAAATCCAGCTAAAATATTTCCAAAGTTTCCAGTTGGAACTACCACATTAAATTCCTCGTTAGGCTTAATTGTTCCAGCTTTTACCAAGTTTACATAAGTTGACACATAATATATGATTTGTGGAAATAATCTTCCAATATTGATAGAGTTTGCACTTGAAAACATTACATTGTGATCGTTTGCATATTTTTTAAATTCTTCGCTGGAAAAAATGACTTTTATGGCACTTTGAGCATCATCAAAGTTTCCGTTTATTGCGACAATTTCGACATTGTTTCCAAGCTGTTTTCGCATTTGTTCTTCCTGCATCGGACTAACTCCATTTTTAGGATAAAATACGACAATGTTAATTCCGTCAACATTTTTAAATCCTTCAAGTGCAGCCTTTCCAGTATCTCCAGAAGTTGCAGCCAGAATCAATATTTTTTTATCTTCTTTTTGTTTTTCTTTACTTAAAAGCAGCAAATATGGGAATAATGAAAGAGCCAAATCTTTAAATGCCAATGTTCTTCCATGAAACAGTTCTCCAAAACTTACTTTTTCATTTAATTTATGTACAGGAACAATATTTTCATCAGTAAAAGTAGTATTGTTATAAGCATTGTTCACAGCATTTTTTATTTCTTCGTCTGAAAATTCTGTAAAAAATAGTTTTATAATTTTTTCTGAAAGTTCTTGATAAGACAAGTCTTTTAGTTCATCATAAGTCAATTTAACTTCTGGTAATTTTTCAGGGATATAAAGCCCGCCGCCATTTGCAAGTCCATGTAATGTAGCAAAAGTGGAGCTTTGTACTTTTCCGCCTCTTGTACTTTTGTAATTCATAATTACACCTCTTCTTTGATTATTTTATTTATAAAACATTATAACATAAAAAAATACGCCAATCAATTGGAATGGAGCATTTTTTTAGCTTTTGTTAATCTAAATGGATTAATTTATTATTTTTATAAGTCAAGCATATCATAAAATGTGAAATTAGTTAACTAGAAAATAAAAAATTATAAATTTTTTAATAAATAAACAATTTTTCTCATTTTTCTTTAATAATTAATCTGTATAATATAATTGAAGTAAAGTTTTTTGTTTTATAATTATTATGATATATGTGTATAGAAAGGTTGGTAAAGACTATGAAAAAAATATTTTTGATGTTATTATTGATATTTTGTGTAATTTCCTGTGAATTAAAAAAGGCTCAGGAAGCATACGATAGAAAAGAATATTTGGAAAGTATGAAAATTGTTTTAAAATATTTTGAAAAAAATCCTCACAAATTACAGAAGATAAAACCAGATGTAAAAAATGACCTTATTGCAAAATTTTCAAATATTGTAAGTATTTATGAAAGAAAGGCGTATAATGGAACTCCTGATGAAAAAATTGAAGGTTATTCTAGTTTAGGTCAGATTTATATGTTAGTGGATAAATATTCGGCATCACATGAATTTACAAATTTTACTAGGGAGCATAATTTGAATTCAATTTATGACAATTATGAAAGTCTTATTTCACAGAAAATACGAGATAATATGAGCTGGGAAAATTATGAAAATATTTATCAGACGGTAAAGAAATACTATAACGGGCATATAGAATTTATGGAAGAATTAATGAATAGTGGTAAAATGACGTTTTATCGAGAAG contains:
- a CDS encoding SH3 domain-containing protein; translation: MKKMFLFLILFFTLSTVLTADWYYIGSSSSGIINVREFPNNQSRVVTTARNNQIIRVIHKQGNWYKVNIEAGDIGYLGYIHNSMLKKVTEFSIYSKEGYTNVRSKPSSSSKVIARLENGEEVFAINKTGDWYYVTLWDSDIYGYVHQSQLQRN
- the pfkA gene encoding 6-phosphofructokinase is translated as MKKIAILTSGGDSQGMNTAIRAVTKAAINKGMKVYGIKRGYKGMLEDQISPLTLLDVSGIADKGGTILLSARLPEFKDPEVRAKAAANLKKYGIDGLVVIGGDGSFHGAHYLYEEHGIKTIGIPGTIDNDVAGTDYTVGYDTALNIILDAISKLKDTATSHERTYLVEVMGRNCGDLALYSAIAGGASGVMIPEKESSIDDLAEVIKKRRADGKLYDIIVVAEGVGNVVQLKEELAKRVNTSIRVTILGHIQRGGAPTAFDRILATRLGVRAVELIEEEKGGLMVGIQSEEVTTHKLSYAWENYSKASSADYVIANMLSL
- the recR gene encoding recombination mediator RecR, which translates into the protein MKKLDDLIDVFAKLPGIGRKSAARIAFDVLEKSEADIDRMLEIIKDSHTNIKHCEICGNLSENDICEICANEKRDKEVICVVEGVRDVIAFEKSETYNGLYHVLGGKIDPLNGVTIEDLNLMKLMRRLDGNVKEIILALNPDLEGETTSLYLTKFLKDKNVKISKIASGIPMGGNIEYTDMATLGRSLEGRVNVDDVD
- the pykF gene encoding pyruvate kinase PykF — translated: MKMTKVVCTIGPKTESIEMLTKLVESGMNVMRLNFSHGDFEEHGQRIKNIREVMKKTGKEIGILLDTKGPEIRTGKLEGGKDVLLETGKKVTITTDYSFVGNAEKFAVSYPGIVDDLYEGTTVLLDDGLVGLKVESVDKAAGEVHCVITNTGELGETKGVNLPDVSVGLPALAEKDIADLKFGCEQGVDFVAASFIRKASDVAEVRKVLDDNGGKNIQIIPKIESQEGVDNFDEILELSDGIMVARGDLGVEVPAEEVPFMQKMMIRKCNKAGKPVITATQMLDSMIRNPRPTRAEAGDVANAILDGTDAVMLSGESAKGKYPVEAVKMMATISKRTDEFKKFKTVETPGGSDISVTEAISSGAVSTSHALDAKLIVCWTKTGRAPRMIRKYGPTIPIIALTDNDQTARQLALVRGVRAYVAKGLDKTDDFFAKAREIAANHEEANKGDLVVMVTGISKEGTTNTFRVERVGE
- a CDS encoding histidinol-phosphatase: MNKTNFHTHNYRCEHAVGNVEDYVKVAIREGYTELGISDHAPMPEYYENNRMKEEDFDGYLKEIEEAQEKYGDKIKIYKSLEIEYFPEFAEKYNKYREKLDYLILGLHAFRKDGDDTNYNAWKIKTEEDVLAYAKFMVEAIESKKFDYIAHPDLYVINYRTWDESCEKAAHMIAKAAEKIDVPLEVNANGIRKSFERHPDWDRYMYPYKEFWEIVKQYNVRTMIGSDTHNFNRMEDREMEIAREFAKEIGLNVIESIF
- a CDS encoding SH3 domain-containing protein, which encodes MKKILSSLIMFSTLSSISMGATYMTSAKGNGINVRTSPTTKSRVVKVVPSGDIVNSDERSGNWYKVESVDSESEYNGYIHNSLLKPVTERNVLPNGNTNVRAAGSLKSKVIGKVNSEDVIYTIGNKNKGWYHVRLSKYQANGKKFGYIHESRFQD
- a CDS encoding ABC-F family ATP-binding cassette domain-containing protein, whose product is MISTSNLSVQFGGRKLFDEVNIKFTEGNCYGIIGPNGAGKSTFLKVLTGELDSTSGEVIVEKNKRLSFLKQDHFAYEDEEVLNVVMMGHAKLYDIMLQKNALYAKTEFTEEDGNLAAELEGEFAELDGWEAETNAEKFLIGLGIPAEMHHKLMKELTEPEKVKVLLAQAIFGNPDILLLDEPTNGLDLHAVKWLEDFLMDLENTTVLVVSHDRHFLNKVCTHIADIDYGKIKMFVGNYDFWYESNQLMQELIRNQNKKMEQKKKELQDFIARFSANASKSKQATSRKKQLEKLQFEDMQVSNRKYPYIEFKPEREAGNNMLKVENLTKTIDGEKILDNISFTINTGDKVVILSKNDIAKTTLFQILAGELEPDSGKVEWGVTTSQSYFPKDNSEYFEDVDLSLIDWLRQFSTDQHEEYVRGFLGRMLFSGEDARKKAKVLSGGEKVRCMLSKMMLSNANVLLLDNPTDHLDLEAITSLNKSLERFDGTILFTTHDHEFIQTIANKIIEITPKGILEKEMEYDDYLNDETVEARLNEMYS
- a CDS encoding NUDIX hydrolase; the encoded protein is MDNSFKFLKGAKMIHPTTGITLEYLDKAHAVCFVLFNETKEKVILVKQFRPGPKDYSIEACAGLIDGNEEPRVAAFRELKEETGYLETDVTDIEELPQGLYVSPGYTTEKLYFFSARLKSDDIKPIEQSLDHGEEVEVIWVDVKDVIKLSSDMKTILAVTYFSK
- a CDS encoding SH3 domain-containing protein, which produces MKKFNLKKMFLVSILSLAFSTVSMGASFITSSKDNAINIRESATTDSKVIETIKNGEILESTEKSGDWHKVTYYNSEIKKSFTGYIHNSQLKETIGKLVITSSIGYSNIREKPTTKSAIKTRLKTGQTVYAISKTDDDWYYIKFNGNQRGYIYSNQVAKK
- the cdd gene encoding cytidine deaminase, encoding MSLNEKEILSYINEVNLLLKNAYVPYSQFPVAALLIDDNGRKHKGVNVENASFGLTICAERNAITTAITENMKKIKVLVITGNTPEPISPCGACRQVIREFSDKDTIIILANKENKYKITSIEELLPYSFGAEDLE